One genomic window of Chanos chanos chromosome 13, fChaCha1.1, whole genome shotgun sequence includes the following:
- the akt1s1 gene encoding uncharacterized protein akt1s1 isoform X2, translating into MASVTQSSGPEIPDNHRESWLNLLAAAEAYSQKSGCDLAILTASKKYHPSGVEGDGVRKQEGGGLPAPGGRKWDFSYHVWGQGTLAESARRYVDDIAVLHSTTLLTAHRHTRQGVGEGGTKAGIDTPAEAGLRGSLTGDGGSGTTSPTTRLYSQSYPSIYSSTAVIGQPAGQHGGGESERERGAVDGARERGGIVDLEEEDEEEDEDLDGRRKNLNESTGVFSMDEDSLSRDCEPFFESDGEEESTDGSLSEDAPPPRGIAMGYSTMTSRASHSMAMARSLPVSVPVWGCRGNRAAQDDNHSGERAGCADLDHIAASMKALLVPGATDGTEMFGALPRPRLNTGDFSLKH; encoded by the exons ATGGCCTCAGTCACACAATCATCCGGCCCTGAGATCCCAGACAACCACAGGGAGAGCTGGTTAAACCTGCTGGCTGCAGCAGAGGCCTATAGCCAGAAGTCAGGCTGTGACTTAGCCATTCTTACTGCCAGTAAGAAGTACCATCCCTCTGGTGTGGAAGGCGATGGAGTCAGGAAACAGGAGGGTGGTGGACTGCCTGCCCCAGGCGGTAGAAAATGGGATTTCTCGTATCATGTGTGGGGTCAGGGAACACTGGCTGAATCAGCACGACGGTATGTAGACGACATCGCGGTGTTGCACTCCACCACCCTGCTCAcagcgcacagacacactcgcCAGGGTGTGGGAGAGGGCGGGACCAAGGCTGGGATAGACACGCCCGCTGAGGCCGGACTCagagga AGCTTGACGGGTGATGGCGGGTCTGGGACCACCAGCCCGACCACACGACTTTATTCGCAGAGCTACCCATCAATCTACAGCTCAACCGCCGTGATTGGCCAGCCTGCAGGTCAGCACGGGGgcggagagagcgagagagagaggggagccgTGGacggagcgagagagagagggggtatcGTGGACCttgaggaggaagatgaagaggaagatgaggattTGGATGGAAGGAGGAAGAATTTGAATGAATCAACAG GAGTATTCTCCATGGATGAGGACTCTCTGTCTCGTGACTGCGAACCATTTTTTGAGTCTGACGGGGAAGAGGAAAGTACAGATg GCTCTCTGAGTGAGGATGCCCCACCTCCTAGGGGCATTGCCATGGGATACAGTACGATGACATCACGTGCGTCTCACTCGATGGCCATGGCTCGCTCCCTCCccgtgtctgtgcctgtgtgggGCTGCAGGGGCAACCGCGCTGCCCAGGACGACAACCACAGTGGAGAACGG GCTGGCTGTGCAGATCTGGACCATATTGCTGCCAGTATGAAGGCATTACTGGTTCCTGGAGCAACAGACGGTACAGAGATGTTTGGAGCTCTGCCACGGCCTCGACTAAACACCGGCgacttctctctcaaacactga
- the akt1s1 gene encoding uncharacterized protein akt1s1 isoform X1, giving the protein MASVTQSSGPEIPDNHRESWLNLLAAAEAYSQKSGCDLAILTASKKYHPSGVEGDGVRKQEGGGLPAPGGRKWDFSYHVWGQGTLAESARRYVDDIAVLHSTTLLTAHRHTRQGVGEGGTKAGIDTPAEAGLRGVSSLTGDGGSGTTSPTTRLYSQSYPSIYSSTAVIGQPAGQHGGGESERERGAVDGARERGGIVDLEEEDEEEDEDLDGRRKNLNESTGVFSMDEDSLSRDCEPFFESDGEEESTDGSLSEDAPPPRGIAMGYSTMTSRASHSMAMARSLPVSVPVWGCRGNRAAQDDNHSGERAGCADLDHIAASMKALLVPGATDGTEMFGALPRPRLNTGDFSLKH; this is encoded by the exons ATGGCCTCAGTCACACAATCATCCGGCCCTGAGATCCCAGACAACCACAGGGAGAGCTGGTTAAACCTGCTGGCTGCAGCAGAGGCCTATAGCCAGAAGTCAGGCTGTGACTTAGCCATTCTTACTGCCAGTAAGAAGTACCATCCCTCTGGTGTGGAAGGCGATGGAGTCAGGAAACAGGAGGGTGGTGGACTGCCTGCCCCAGGCGGTAGAAAATGGGATTTCTCGTATCATGTGTGGGGTCAGGGAACACTGGCTGAATCAGCACGACGGTATGTAGACGACATCGCGGTGTTGCACTCCACCACCCTGCTCAcagcgcacagacacactcgcCAGGGTGTGGGAGAGGGCGGGACCAAGGCTGGGATAGACACGCCCGCTGAGGCCGGACTCagaggagtgagt AGCTTGACGGGTGATGGCGGGTCTGGGACCACCAGCCCGACCACACGACTTTATTCGCAGAGCTACCCATCAATCTACAGCTCAACCGCCGTGATTGGCCAGCCTGCAGGTCAGCACGGGGgcggagagagcgagagagagaggggagccgTGGacggagcgagagagagagggggtatcGTGGACCttgaggaggaagatgaagaggaagatgaggattTGGATGGAAGGAGGAAGAATTTGAATGAATCAACAG GAGTATTCTCCATGGATGAGGACTCTCTGTCTCGTGACTGCGAACCATTTTTTGAGTCTGACGGGGAAGAGGAAAGTACAGATg GCTCTCTGAGTGAGGATGCCCCACCTCCTAGGGGCATTGCCATGGGATACAGTACGATGACATCACGTGCGTCTCACTCGATGGCCATGGCTCGCTCCCTCCccgtgtctgtgcctgtgtgggGCTGCAGGGGCAACCGCGCTGCCCAGGACGACAACCACAGTGGAGAACGG GCTGGCTGTGCAGATCTGGACCATATTGCTGCCAGTATGAAGGCATTACTGGTTCCTGGAGCAACAGACGGTACAGAGATGTTTGGAGCTCTGCCACGGCCTCGACTAAACACCGGCgacttctctctcaaacactga